A region of Maniola jurtina chromosome 7, ilManJurt1.1, whole genome shotgun sequence DNA encodes the following proteins:
- the LOC123866963 gene encoding uncharacterized protein LOC123866963, with protein sequence MDSVLSPPSSFCFDKNASDAWSLNERWTKWKRSYEIYSKACELTKKSVEIQVNILLHVVGEQCRDILDRLPDKCTTVEQVWKTLDEQFHTKRNVTVERHKFFMRHQQDNESIEQYVFELRKLAQTCEFRDLHDELIKDRLVCGISSSAIRERLLREDDLSLKKAMDICRAAIASRMDSEKIKPEREETQLYNVHQVNRLQKDVSLVKSKMTSSSRGRARSAARDVAAEPASERRAARWRDARAAETRAPHALASRPRGSLLAASEFNVNQRRSVPGSSKMCKYCGIVHKKFECPAYGQRCVRCSGMNHFARVCGVHYIEESDEQDSEASG encoded by the exons ATGGATAGTGTATTATCACCGCCGTCTTCGTTTTGCTTCGATAAGAATGCATCGGACGCCTGGAGCCTCAATGAGAGGTGGACAAAATGGAAGCGAAGTTATGAAATATACAGTAAAGCGTGCGAATTAACCAAGAAGTCAGTAGAAATTCAAGTGAATATTCTGTTGCATGTGGTGGGTGAACAGTGTCGAGATATTTTGGATCGTTTGCCGGACAAATGTACGACTGTTGAACAAGTTTGGAAAACGTTAGATGAgcaatttcatacaaaaaggaATGTTACGGTCGAGCGTCACAAGTTTTTTATGCGTCATCAACAAGACAATGAATCCATTGAACAGTACGTTTTTGAGCTAAGAAAGTTAGCTCAAACGTGTGAATTTCGTGATTTACATGATGAACTTATCAAGGATCGATTGGTATGTGGCATTTCTAGTTCGGCAATTCGTGAACGCTTGCTAAGAGAAGATGATTTGTCGTTAAAAAAGGCTATGGATATTTGTCGTGCAGCTATCGCATCTCGAATGGACTCGGAAAAAATCAAACCAGAAAGAGAAGAGACACAATTATACAACGTTCATCAAGTGAATCGATTGCAGAAAGATGTTTCATTAGTGAAGTCGAAGATGACGTCATCATCAAGAGGGCGAGCTCGGAGCGCGGCACGCGATGTGGCGGCGGAGCCGGCGAGCGAGCGGCGCGCCGCGCGCTGGCGGGACGCACGGGCGGCGGAGACGCGCGCTCCACATGCGCTCGCGTCGCGGCCGCGCGGGAGCCTCCTAGCGGCGAGCGAGTTTAATGTGAACCAGCGGCGCTCGGTCCCGGGTTCGAGTAAAATGTGTAAATATTGTGGAATTGTGCATAAAAAGTTTGAGTGCCCGGCATATGGTCAAAGGTGTGTGCGATGTTCAGGGATGAACCATTTTGCACGCGTTTGTGGCGTACATTATATCGAGGAATCTGACGAACAG GACAGTGAGGCCTCCGGATAG